The following proteins are encoded in a genomic region of Natrinema sp. DC36:
- a CDS encoding branched-chain amino acid transaminase, with translation MGFDEMDVDTIWLDGEFVDWDDAQIHVLTHGLHYGSGVFEGARCYDTDNGPALFRWEEHLERLFQSAKPYEMEIDFTKDELTEATKELIKRQELPSCYLRPIAFYGYNSLGVSPKDCPTRTAVAAWPWGAYLGEEALENGIDVMISSWRKHASSQIPTNAKTTGLYVNSMLAGEEARRNGYAEAIVLNKEGNVAEGPGENIFLVRDGELYTPGLSESILDGITRDSVIRIAEDLGYTVHDNVSISRGELNTADELFFTGSAAEVTPIRKVDNVVIGNGSRGPVTEEIQQKFFDIVEEGSEEYDEWFEYVDV, from the coding sequence ATGGGATTCGACGAGATGGACGTCGACACGATCTGGCTGGATGGCGAGTTTGTCGACTGGGACGACGCGCAGATCCACGTGCTTACACACGGGCTCCACTACGGTAGCGGCGTCTTCGAGGGCGCGCGCTGTTACGACACCGACAACGGACCGGCGCTCTTTCGCTGGGAGGAACACCTCGAGCGCCTGTTCCAGTCCGCAAAGCCCTACGAGATGGAGATCGACTTCACGAAGGACGAGCTCACCGAGGCGACGAAAGAGCTCATCAAGCGCCAGGAACTCCCCTCCTGTTATCTCCGGCCGATCGCCTTCTACGGCTACAATTCCCTGGGCGTCAGTCCCAAGGACTGCCCGACCCGCACGGCCGTCGCCGCGTGGCCGTGGGGCGCCTACCTCGGCGAGGAGGCCCTCGAGAACGGCATCGACGTGATGATCTCCTCGTGGCGGAAACACGCCTCGAGCCAGATTCCGACGAACGCCAAGACGACCGGTCTCTACGTCAACAGCATGCTCGCCGGCGAGGAAGCGCGCCGGAACGGTTACGCGGAAGCCATCGTCCTCAACAAGGAGGGCAACGTCGCGGAAGGCCCCGGCGAGAATATCTTCCTCGTGCGCGACGGCGAACTCTACACGCCCGGCCTCTCGGAGTCGATCCTCGACGGCATCACTCGAGACTCCGTCATTCGGATCGCGGAGGATCTGGGCTACACCGTCCACGACAACGTCTCCATCTCGCGCGGCGAGCTCAACACGGCCGACGAGCTGTTTTTCACCGGATCCGCGGCCGAAGTGACGCCTATCCGGAAAGTCGACAACGTCGTCATCGGAAACGGCTCTCGCGGCCCCGTTACCGAGGAGATCCAGCAGAAGTTCTTCGATATCGTCGAAGAAGGCTCCGAAGAGTACGACGAGTGGTTCGAGTACGTCGACGTGTGA
- a CDS encoding DUF502 domain-containing protein → MASWKRDFASGLVVLGPILVTLYAIYWLYGLVAGLTPGLILDAEALRPLIAGSSPQAEQTREQLAQLLRVIVALTVFVILTFSVGYLMRTTVGGLVERLVDNIANRVPVIRLVYNASKMAAETAFGEQDSLQKPVKIETWEGLRMTAFKTGKVTDDGREVLFLPTSPNITTGYVVEVESDEITELDEDVEDALTRVLSAGFGDANHRGMDAGISIDVIDDAKANESDRAGTDRADGDD, encoded by the coding sequence ATGGCTTCGTGGAAGCGGGATTTCGCGAGCGGGCTCGTCGTCCTTGGCCCCATCCTCGTCACGCTCTACGCGATCTACTGGCTCTACGGACTCGTTGCCGGGCTGACACCCGGCCTCATTCTCGACGCCGAGGCGCTCAGACCGCTCATCGCGGGTTCGAGCCCGCAGGCCGAGCAGACGCGCGAGCAACTCGCGCAGCTCCTCCGCGTAATCGTCGCGCTGACCGTCTTCGTCATTCTCACGTTTTCTGTCGGTTATCTCATGCGGACGACCGTCGGCGGGCTGGTCGAACGGCTGGTCGACAACATCGCGAACCGCGTGCCCGTGATCCGCCTTGTCTACAACGCCTCGAAGATGGCCGCCGAGACGGCCTTCGGCGAGCAGGATTCGCTCCAGAAACCGGTCAAGATCGAGACCTGGGAGGGGCTGCGGATGACGGCGTTCAAGACCGGCAAGGTGACTGACGACGGCCGCGAGGTGCTCTTCTTACCTACCTCGCCGAACATCACGACGGGGTACGTCGTCGAAGTCGAATCCGACGAGATCACCGAACTCGACGAGGACGTCGAGGATGCGCTCACTCGCGTCCTGAGCGCCGGCTTCGGCGACGCCAACCACCGGGGCATGGACGCTGGCATCTCCATCGACGTCATCGACGACGCGAAAGCGAACGAATCCGACCGCGCCGGAACCGACCGCGCCGACGGTGACGACTAA
- a CDS encoding MFS transporter encodes MSLEQESTDQEADPLDPFRQFFALERDVLVLSVAMFAFSLGFQMTSRYMAEYMSALGASVFVVGLFGTFGNVISAVYPYPGGAISDRIGSRYALTAFGLCSTLGFGIWLGAPALAGVSIGSTSLAIVAIFVGLGLSQAWKSFGLGATFAIVKQSVSPSKLAAGFASTETFRRTAFLVGPLFAAALFSPFGSSDGEIVTAFQFILLVAVVFGVFGTVVQHVLYRSADDDFGKEFEGASQLIADLRAMPEELRPLLVGDTLVRFANGMVYVFFVLVVTRFLEVGLSVSLPAVGAVDLSPQSYFGILLGIEMVVALVTMIPVAKAAERVGLKPVVALGFAVYAIFPILLINAPEDAAVLAALFAFSGLRFAGLPAHKALIVGPAERGAGGRVTGAYYLLRNLIVIPSAALGGLLWGGFSNPLTGTQVFGGDPIVAFTIATGIGLVGTAYFLVFGKEFEAYQ; translated from the coding sequence ATGAGCCTCGAGCAGGAGTCCACGGACCAGGAGGCCGATCCGCTGGATCCGTTTCGGCAGTTCTTCGCGCTCGAGCGGGACGTACTCGTCCTCTCGGTGGCGATGTTCGCGTTCAGTCTCGGCTTCCAGATGACGAGCCGATACATGGCCGAGTACATGTCGGCGCTGGGCGCGTCCGTGTTCGTCGTCGGGCTGTTCGGGACGTTCGGGAACGTTATCAGCGCCGTCTATCCCTATCCGGGCGGGGCGATCTCCGATCGAATCGGCTCGCGATACGCCCTGACCGCCTTCGGTCTGTGCTCGACGCTCGGCTTCGGTATCTGGCTCGGTGCGCCCGCACTCGCCGGCGTCTCGATCGGCTCCACCTCTCTGGCCATCGTCGCGATCTTCGTCGGATTAGGGCTCTCGCAGGCCTGGAAGTCGTTCGGGCTCGGGGCGACGTTCGCCATCGTCAAGCAATCGGTTTCGCCCTCGAAACTGGCTGCCGGCTTCGCGAGCACCGAGACGTTCCGCCGCACCGCCTTCCTCGTCGGCCCGCTGTTTGCCGCCGCACTCTTCTCTCCGTTCGGCTCGAGCGACGGCGAGATCGTCACCGCGTTCCAATTCATCCTGCTCGTCGCCGTCGTCTTCGGCGTCTTCGGGACCGTCGTCCAGCACGTTCTCTATCGGTCCGCGGACGACGATTTTGGCAAAGAGTTCGAGGGAGCGTCACAGCTCATTGCCGACCTCCGGGCGATGCCCGAAGAACTCCGACCCCTGCTCGTGGGCGATACCCTCGTCCGGTTCGCGAACGGGATGGTCTACGTCTTCTTCGTGCTCGTCGTCACGCGGTTTCTCGAGGTCGGTCTCTCCGTTTCCCTGCCGGCCGTCGGCGCGGTCGACCTCTCGCCGCAGTCGTACTTCGGGATCCTGCTCGGAATCGAGATGGTGGTCGCCCTGGTGACGATGATTCCGGTCGCGAAGGCCGCCGAACGCGTCGGCCTCAAACCGGTCGTCGCGCTCGGATTCGCGGTCTACGCGATCTTCCCGATTTTGCTGATCAACGCGCCCGAAGACGCGGCCGTCCTCGCGGCCCTCTTCGCGTTCTCCGGGCTTCGGTTCGCGGGGCTGCCCGCCCACAAGGCGCTGATCGTCGGCCCCGCCGAACGGGGTGCCGGCGGCCGAGTGACCGGCGCGTACTACCTCCTTCGGAACCTGATCGTCATCCCGAGCGCGGCGCTGGGCGGACTGCTGTGGGGCGGGTTCTCGAACCCGCTGACGGGGACGCAGGTGTTCGGCGGCGATCCCATCGTCGCGTTCACTATTGCAACGGGAATCGGACTGGTCGGCACCGCCTACTTCCTGGTGTTCGGGAAGGAATTCGAAGCCTACCAGTAG